A portion of the Podospora pseudoanserina strain CBS 124.78 chromosome 2, whole genome shotgun sequence genome contains these proteins:
- a CDS encoding hypothetical protein (COG:C; EggNog:ENOG503NVII) produces MTATTPLKVIIIGGGPIGLTLAQILTSAGVDFTILERRSTVTPEEGAGIAIGPTSFRLYDQLGLLPQMEAISTPIPHKHVLQRDGKVYNSYEFHLRACHGRAMAFLHRLDLVTTLFSTLPDSAKAKIHVNKSLSDITLTPEGVTVTCADGTSYNGTLVIGADGVHSKTRKIMNSLSNAPESETLPFETTFQGLFGNFPRLSLPGSEIEPGHDWECHSGGVSSQFFVGRDRGWFIIYRPLPGGPTRERIDYTDEDIKQFAEDVKDMHVTNKLTFGDVFKNVNKAGLTQLQEGAVKNRSWKRIGLVGDACDKITPNVGLGYNNGVLDVIVLGNLLKKLNESGEEITEEKVGKLFKEYQAERKEFSEKVDDAARGVIRTVTHTGFMKYLLDRWINPVLGLDKLYGSKVMGPLMAKQQVLEWLEEKNGIDGNIPWAHKGLVVTKA; encoded by the coding sequence atgacagccacaacccccctaaaagtaataataatTGGCGGCGGCCCCATCggcctcaccctcgcccaaaTCCTCACCTCCGCCGGTGTCGacttcaccatcctcgaaCGCCGCTCCACCGTCACCCCCGAAGAAGGCGCCGGCATCGCCATCGGACCCACCTCCTTCCGCCTCTACGAccagctcggcctccttccccaaatggaagccatctccacccccatcccccacaaGCACGTCCTCCAACGCGACGGCAAAGTCTACAACTCGTACGAATTCCACCTCCGCGCCTGCCACGGCCGCGCAATGGccttcctccaccgtctcgaCCTCGTCACCACTTTATTCAGCACCCTCCCGGATTccgccaaagccaaaatCCACGTCAACAAATCCCTCTCcgacatcaccctcacccctgAAGGCGTAACCGTCACCTGCGCCGATGGCACTTCCTACAACGGCACCCTCGTCATCGGCGCAGACGGCGTCCACTCCAAAACCCGCAAGATAATgaactccctctccaacgccCCAGAGTCCGAAACCCTCCCCTTTGAAACAACCTTTCAAGGCCTCTTCGGTAACTTCCCCCGGCTATCCCTCCCCGGCTCGGAAATCGAGCCAGGCCACGACTGGGAGTGCCATTCCGGCGGTGTGTCTTCCCAGTTCTTCGTCGGGAGGGACAGAGGCTGGTTTATCATCTACCGACCTCTCCCTGGCGGTCCTACGAGGGAAAGAATCGATTACACGGATGAGGACATCAAACAGTTCGCGGAAGATGTCAAGGACATGCATGTGACAAATAAACTGACTTTTGGGGATGTTTTCAAAAATGTCAACAAGGCTGGGTTGACACAGCTTCAGGAAGGTGCTGTCAAGAATAGGAGTTGGAAACGGATagggttggtgggtgatgcGTGCGATAAGATCACGCCGAATGTGGGGTTGGGGTATAATAACGGGGTCTTGGACGTGATTGTGCTTGGGAACTTGCTCAAAAAGTTGAATGAGAGTGGGGAGGAGATcaccgaggagaaggtgggaaAACTGTTCAAGGAGTATCAGGCTGAGAGGAAGGAGTTTTCAGAAAAAGTGGATGATGCGGCCAGAGGGGTCATCAGAACGGTTACACATACGGGATTCATGAAGTACTTGCTTGATCGGTGGATTAATccggtgttggggttggacaAGCTGTATGGTAGCAAGGTGATGGGGCCGTTGATGGCGAAGCAGCAGGTGTTGGagtggttggaggagaagaatggGATTGATGGGAATATTCCATGGGCGCACAAAGGACTGGTTGTCACGAAGGCTTAG
- the NOP10 gene encoding snoRNP complex protein (EggNog:ENOG503P6R9; COG:A) — MHLMYIPTADGLGRQYTLKKVLDGKVTRSAHPARFSPDDKWSRHRLAMRKRYAALLDAAEKK; from the exons ATGCATCTCATGTACATCCCCACCGCCGACGGCCTCGGCCGCCAGTACACCCTCAAAAAGGTCCTCGACGGCAAGGTCACCCGCTCTGCCCACCCGGCGCGCTTCTCCCCCGACGACAAGTGGTCCCGCCACCGGCTCGCGATGCGCAAGAGATATGCTGCCTTGTTGGATGCCGCCGAGAAGA agtaa
- a CDS encoding hypothetical protein (EggNog:ENOG503PWXK; COG:S) yields the protein MESPSSVITGISELPSSDIISPQTSSPPSLSPRSPSSKHIHAGYSSNEEKDVDFECRIQVLESTVKQQQSVLKKQEEQMKAFEERLQFLRHRRSFKKALADLFLGSSSSSSQKSRSRSQSSVETDSEEGQPINNRKDAQVSPRSDGHQKTHSQGLPSSPDQHVVEIYSHPTQHNTSPPELMNTEKVSPAEMMDTASPVEMSAERRRTLAPRPPLEKMPELRFRPQSRVIDARPQFLATSSVSPSTSSGFINSPFASNSHISPTSSCTPLAIVPTWSSMCDSFHHSTIQGACESPGDGAWPKSQPSQTINARNFSPALPQYIELDSSHMVSSGVPTSQSTSYFAASSPNSQQVTAPESALMIHCSFSGAYGNSEIWQESPILRPMPFLDQGEHIWSSPTTHGEANTMNSFPAVFTDAGGGYSTEESRSTDGSPVETVYGQSPVLSCEPCGFYPIAGPDQRKKMEKHKKTIKHSRKTGKGIVDTFPCDHCAATYTRRDNLVQHQKSHFQGTQAEVDFASATAFNEEVINLGHGMESMPLGVQRPKKRRRRSSLMSPRSGE from the exons ATGGAGTCTCCCAGCTCTGTCATTACTGGCATATCTGAGCTACCATCTTCCGACATCATCTCACCTCAAACCTCGTCGCCACCAAGCCTGTCACCACgaagcccatcatcaaaacatATCCATGCAGGTTATAG TTCAAATGAAGAGAAGGATGTGGACTTCGAGTGCCGCATTCAAGTATTGGAGAGTACTGTGAAGCAACAGCAGAGCGTCCTGAAGAAACAGGAAGAGCAGATGAAAGCGTTTGAGGAACGACTGCAATTCCTTCGTCATAGGAGGTCATTCAAGAAGGCCCTAGCAGACTTGTTTCTTGGGtcctcttccagctcctctcAGAAAAGCCGATCTCGGTCTCAAAGCTCTGTGGAGACGGACTCCGAAGAGGGTCAGCCCATCAACAATCGGAAAGATGCCCAAGTTTCACCGAGGTCTGATGGGCATCAGAAAACACACTCGCAGGGTTTACCATCGTCACCTGATCAACACGTTGTGGAGATCTACTCACATCCCACCCAACACAACACATCGCCGCCAGAGCTCATGAACACTGAGAAGGTGTCACcggcggagatgatggaCACTGCTAGTCCAGTGGAGATGAGTGCTGAACGGAGGCGGACCTTGGCTCCCCGGCCTCCTCTTGAGAAAATGCCAGAGCTTAGGTTTCGACCTCAAAGTCGCGTTATTGACGCCCGCCCGCAATTTCTAGCCACCTCAAGCGTGTCCCCAAGCACCAGCTCTGGGTTCATCAACTCTCCTTTTGCGAGCAACAGCCACATCTCGCCCACATCAAGCTGCACGCCATTAGCCATTGTCCCTACCTGGTCATCCATGTGTGATAGTTTTCATCATTCCACCATACAAGGAGCCTGTGAGTCTCCAGGAGACGGCGCGTGGCCCAAATCACAACCATCGCAAACCATCAATGCCAGAAACTTTTCTCCAGCTTTACCCCAGTATATTGAGCTCGATTCTTCACACATGGTCTCTTCTGGAGTACCGACGTCACAATCGACTTCGTACTTTGCCGCCTCGTCACCCAACTCTCAACAAGTAACTGCCCCCGAATCTGCTCTCATGATCCACTGCTCCTTTTCTGGTGCATACGGAAACAGTGAAATTTGGCAAGAATCACCCATCTTGCGACCCATGCCTTTCTTGGACCAGGGCGAACACATATGGAGCTCGCCTACAACTCATGGAGAGGCCAACACTATGAACTCATTTCCTGCAGTTTTCACTGATGCAGGAGGGGGTTATTCGACAGAAGAGAGCCGTAGCACCGACGGATCCCCCGTCGAAACTGTATATGGTCAGTCACCTGTGCTTAGCTGCGAACCATGCGGCTTTTATCCCATTGCTGGCCCAGACCAGCGTAAAAAAATGGAGAAGCACAAGAAGACCATCAAGCACAGCAGGAAAACTGGAAAGGGAATTGTGGACACGTTCCCCTGCGATCATTGTGCCGCCACATACACCAGGCGAGACAATCTCGTTCAGCACCAAAAGTCTCATTTCCAAGGCACACAGGCAGAGGTTGACTTTGCCTCTGCAACTGCATTCAATGAGGAGGTGATTAATCTTGGGCATGGAATGGAATCTATGCCCTTGGGAGTACAGAGGCCAAAGAAACGGAGACGGCGGTCATCGCTGATGAGTCCGAGGAGTGGAGAGTAG
- a CDS encoding hypothetical protein (EggNog:ENOG503P02C; COG:S), with the protein MPDTSRQTLPHVHDVVIIGAGPCGLAVAARLREKAPGAIFTDEEHRRHRFLHRYGRSMPLKQVRNGRVTCCARPTASDTQDLDIMALDATHDGWCGRWNKLFKCYDIEHLRSPMFWHVSPVDRDALLGYAYSQNRENELLEIHHCVGKEVSKHIRKRTRTQKCSAHSACNARVEINERDRIDYFNPSQALFSDHCRAVASRYHLCDGVVKKESVQDISFDVVQGISVNDEPLFTVTTDRGLQYARTVVLSVGPANQPSIPRHAFKAFSATESLPQVCHSTQIETFPDTVVRTRMTNGQRTKVLVIGGGLTSAQLSDLAIRKGVTKVWHLMRSPIAIKTFDVELSWMSKYRNLEQAYFYSADTDEERLQMVRAARGGGSILPRYHKKLKDHISRGRLELRTETKLVNAQFVTTEAGGRWKVETEPAIEGIPSFDFIYFATGIETDVAALPYLQTMRKTHPIDEIGGLPCLTEQLKWKDDVPLFVTGRLASLRLGAAGPNLGGARTGAERIALAIQEHFEECKREDKISGDIAATNKDENEWERFVLGRGSKYSCLVEH; encoded by the coding sequence ATGCCCGACACCTCTCGCCAAACCTTGCCACACGTCCATGATGTGGTCATCATTGGTGCCGGGCCTTGTGGTCTAGCAGTAGCAGCACGACTCCGTGAAAAGGCTCCAGGTGCTATTTTCACAGACGAAGAGCACAGGAGACACCGGTTTTTGCATCGTTATGGACGATCCATGCCGCTGAAGCAAGTGAGAAACGGTCGGGTCACATGCTGCGCCCGCCCAACGGCAAGCGATACACAAGATCTCGATATCATGGCGCTCGATGCCACCCATGATGGCTGGTGTGGCCGCTGGAACAAGCTGTTTAAGTGCTACGACATCGAGCATCTCCGAAGTCCCATGTTCTGGCACGTTAGCCCAGTTGACCGCGATGCTCTCCTTGGGTATGCCTATTCGCAGAACCGGGAGAATGAGTTGCTCGAGATTCACCACTGTGTCGGAAAAGAAGTCAGCAAGCACATACGGAAGAGAACCCGGACGCAGAAGTGCTCAGCCCACAGTGCTTGCAACGCCAGAGTTGAGATCAACGAACGGGACCGCATCGACTATTTCAACCCTTCTCAGGCCCTCTTCTCTGATCATTGCCGTGCAGTCGCTAGCAGGTACCATCTCTGCGATGGTGTCGTCAAGAAAGAGTCCGTCCAAGACATCAGCTTCGACGTGGTCCAAGGCATCTCTGTCAACGACGAACCCCTCTTCACAGTCACCACAGACCGGGGCCTTCAGTATGCCCGAACTGTCGTCCTCTCTGTCGGACCAGCAAATCAACCTTCCATCCCACGTCACGCCTTCAAAGCTTTCTCGGCAACAGAATCCCTCCCTCAAGTCTGCCACAGCACCCAAATCGAAACCTTCCCCGACACCGTCGTTCGCACCAGGATGACCAACGGCCAGAGAACCAAGGTCCTCGTTATCGGCGGCGGTCTCACCTCAGCCCAACTTTCTGACCTCGCCATCCGCAAAGGCGTCACCAAAGTTTGGCACCTGATGCGCAGTCCGATCGCCATCAAGACCTTCGATGTCGAGCTCAGCTGGATGAGCAAATACCGCAACCTCGAACAGGCCTACTTTTACTCTGCCGACACGGACGAGGAGAGATTGCAGATGGTGAGAGCTGccaggggaggtgggagcaTTTTACCGAGATACCACAAAAAGTTGAAGGATCACATCTCTCGTGGCAGGCTGGAGTTGCGGACGGAGACAAAGTTGGTGAATGCGCAGTTTGTGACCACTGAGGCGGGTGGTCGGTGGAAGGTCGAAACTGAGCCGGCGATTGAGGGTATACCGTCATTCGACTTCATCTATTTTGCGACGGGAATTGAGACAGACGTTGCTGCGCTACCGTATCTGCAGACGATGAGGAAAACGCACCCCATTGATGAGATAGGAGGGCTGCCGTGCTTGACTGAGCAATTGAAGTGGAAAGATGACGTGCCACTTTTTGTGACAGGAAGACTGGCTTCGCTGAGGTTGGGAGCTGCTGGTCCAAATCTTGGTGGGGCGCGGACGGGTGCTGAGCGGATTGCCTTGGCCATTCAGGAGCATTTTGAGGAGTGCAAACGCGAGGATAAGATCAGTGGGGACATCGCTGCGACCAATAAGGACGAGAATGAGTGGGAGCGGTTTGTGCTTGGGCGCGGAAGCAAGTATTCATGTTTGGTCGAGCACTAG
- a CDS encoding hypothetical protein (EggNog:ENOG503P1V1; antiSMASH:Cluster_3), with protein sequence MVRRFQQAVALVAATATGVLAASENMGPASFMWPPDRAWSEHTDNEGPCGSIHRVLERTKFPLSGGRIALTAQDDSYHAQMSISFHNDPQEQKDFGFVLNTTPITEIDPGHTCLTIPDPPSTIAPGTNATIQLMYIADFDRPENQTFYACADIQYVRAADFPQDTIPCFNATDSENDVPAPTATGLPTNLPGHGDNGPPLNTADPEPSSSSVPSNNNGNNNNNNNNNTPIESVKTGLSKGAIAGAVIGTILGVAAIIGLAFLFYRERQRKNRLIAQRDSGRGVPWVEDPPKKSNISADSVVLGTRL encoded by the exons ATGGTTCGACGATTTCAGCAGGCTGTGGCCCTCGTTGCAGCCACTGCCACTGGTGTTTTGGCAGCCTCGGAGAACATGGGCCCTGCCTCGTTCATGTGGCCACCTGACAGAGCCTGGTCTGAGCACACTGACAACGAGGGGCCTTGTGGTTCTATCCACAGGGTTCTTGAACGGACGAAGTTTCCTTTGA GTGGCGGAAGAATAGCCTTGACAGCCCAAGATGACTCCTACCACGCCCAGATGAGCATCTCATTCCATAATG ACccccaagagcaaaaggACTTTGGCTTCGTCCTGAACACAACGCCCATCACAGAGATCGATCCAGGGCACACCTGCCTGACCATTCCTGACCCTCCATCGACCATTGCCCCCGGAACCAATGCGACCATCCAGCTCATGTATATTGCCGACTTTGACCGGCCAGAGAACCAAACCTTCTACGCCTGTGCCGACATCCA GTATGTCCGCGCTGCCGACTTCCCACAAGACACAATCCCCTGCTTCAACGCAACCGACTCTGAGAACGACGTCCCGGCACCCACTGCCACTGGTCTCCCGACCAACCTCCCGGGTCACGGTGACAATGGTCCTCCTCTCAACACTGCTGACCCAGAGCCATCGAGCAGCTCTGTCCCATCgaacaacaacggcaacaacaacaacaacaacaacaacaacacccccattGAGTCTGTCAAGACCGGTCTCTCCAAGGGTGCTATCGCCGGTGCGGTGATTGGTACCattcttggtgttgctgccatCATTGGCTTGGCTTTCCTGTTCTATCGTGAGCGCCAGAGAAAGAACAGACTTATTGCCCAGCGTGATTCTGGGAGGGGTGTCCCTTGGGTTGAGGACCCTCCCAAGAAGTCGAATATTTCTGCTGATAGTGTGGTTTTGGGGACGAGGTTGTAG
- the nob1 gene encoding 20S-pre-rRNA D-site endonuclease nob1 (EggNog:ENOG503NXKN; COG:O; BUSCO:EOG092620U5) encodes MERQPEPSAQAPKIEDPAPPEVVENAPVAEQPAQTSTKQVHSLVIDANAIIRNDPTVSTLLSQAEELYTIPAVVSEIRDEATRSRYQTTLAPFIKFRTPKPESMAFVTGFARRTGDLQVLSKPDLQLLALTYELEVERNGGDWRLRKDPTQKTVNGKPPAKQEETKTEEQDAAPETVTEADAPLTETTPEEVAQELEKVDLNQTPVKAEVEQAEAEEDDDEEGWITPSNIKKYQAKEKAGAGKQQTQRFLQAALITADMAMRNVALRINLNLLDTSLTKITFLKTWVLRCHGCWKVCKDTTKQFCPSCGQATLTRVSCSTDASGNFTLHLKKNFQFNNRGNVYSIPKPTHGSSNTKRIVGGGKNGWGNELILAEDQKEYVRKTDEERRTKYKDLMDEDYLPSILTGSRGPGNGRIKVGAGRNINAKKKR; translated from the exons ATGGAACGACAACCAGAGCCCAGCGCTCAAGCGCCCAAGATCGAGGACCCCGCCCCACCCGAAGTCGTCGAGAATGCGCCCGTCGCAGAACAGCCAGCCCAGACCTCAACCAAGCAGGTCCACTCCTTGGTGATTGATGCCAACGCTATTATCAGAAACGATCCAACAGTATCAACGCTTCTTTCTCAGGCGGAGGAGCTGTACACCATTCCAGCGGTTGTGTCCGAGA TTCGCGATGAGGCCACCCGATCACGATACCAGACGACGCTTGCGCCATTCATCAAGTTTAGGACACCCAAGCCCGAGTCGATGGCGTTTGTTACTGGCTTTGCGCGGAGGACGGGTGATCTGCAGGTGTTGTCGAAGCCCGATTTGCAGCTCCTTGCCTTGACGTAtgagttggaggttgagaggaatggtggtgat TGGCGCTTGAGGAAAGACCCAACACAAAAGACCGTGAACGGAAAACCACCggccaagcaggaggagaccAAAACTGAAGAGCAGGATGCTGCACCAGAAACAGTGACTGAAGCGGATGCGCCATTGACTGAGACAACACCAGAGGAGGTAGCGCAAGAATTGGAGAAGGTTGACCTGAACCAGACGCCAGTTAAGGCTGAGGTTGAACAGGCTGAggcggaggaagatgatgacgaggaagggtGGATCA CTcccagcaacatcaagaagTACCaagccaaggagaaggccggcGCCGGAAAGCAACAAACCCAGCGGTTTCTTCAAGCAGCTCTTATTACGGCGGATATGGCCATGCGAAACGTTGCGCTTAGAATCAACTTGAA CCTGCTTGACACCAGCCTTACCAAAATCACCTTTCTCAAGACCTGGGTTCTAAGATGCCACGGCTGCTGGAAGGTCTGCAAGGACACCACGAAGCAGTTCTGCCCATCTTGCGGACAGGCTACCCTCACCCGTGTGTCATGCAGCACGGACGCGTCTGGCAACTTCACATTGCACCTCAAGAAGAACTTTCAGTTCAACAACCGTGGCAACGTCTACAGCATTCCCAAGCCAACACACGGCTCTTCCAACACCAAGCGCATTGTTGGAGGCGGCAAAAACGGCTGGGGCAATGAGCTAATCCTGGCTGAGGACCAAAAGGAGTATGTCAGGAAGACGGATGAGGAGCGCCGCACAAAGTACAAAGATCTGATGGATGAGGATTATCTTCCCAGTATTCTCACCGGGTCAAGGGGCCCTGGGAACGGGAGGATCAAGGTAGGTGCTGGTCGCAATATcaacgccaagaagaagaggtaa
- a CDS encoding hypothetical protein (EggNog:ENOG503PRAU) encodes MCPVPYSPQSPFLERGRNSAPVNAAAYGDDESTVCSDDSSVVSSVYSDRYWISQEHCPLHQVEKNEAGKQVYEAWNITYLPGQREVLGGFKALGVGVHEYQQTEARVSTVAQASEQSVLANMFYDAVKQYQDKHRRGWAGRILRGKQKTYEEHLDTICGSLPNEVQHAITDLLLDRGRATSTSYRTRTWTLVTLRVQSLLRFSGADHADVPQPRRRLWKKKAAIGNQALRISLVIRGGETGVSKTADGLEGCHQDSNPWGRADEAETSEMARERHRQRGLRVEASRPKRTESPPSYRSTSVSPHRERRSFASPPSYTSRPDRSRGRSLSSEQVRHRVQRRDRSEDSMSDSWPSPFGRDPYGAPTPPETYTPPPAISAYSRPSVIPPPLPTQFPLGPPMIPRYLPPPPPPPPMSMLPCKACQTLTPCMHFPNSHRYQCHRQLINTVNNIPTHPPCVFCFGGMSPSFPPPPPPPPMPSYYPGPMPMGPPPPPPPGMWPPLRPIVPPSELGEMCGTSALMATPPPRQRQDLVMRTSEFPRSDCRTEIARDAMSDFDFDSFLKDDIDPPSLPPLPSSSSSSSSLSSRSSSPVRRPYRPARVQDADEISVTSTEVSDEDARSARDGDDGQVPQLEEGKAVLKPEV; translated from the exons ATGTGTCCGGTACCCTActctccccaatccccattccttgagagaggaagaaacTCAGCGCCTGTCAATGCTGCCGCAtatggcgatgatgagtcGACAGTATGCAGCGACGACTCTAGTGTCGTCTCCTCCGTATACAGTGACAGATATTGGATAAGCCAGGAACATTGTCCTCTCCA TCAAGTAGAGAAGAACGAGGCGGGCAAGCAGGTATACGAGGCTTGGAACATCACCTATCTTCCCGGCCAACGGGAGGTATTGGGTGGTTTCAAGGCGCTCGGGGTGGGTGTGCATGAATACCAACAAACCGAAGCCAGGGTGTCAACAGTTGCTCAAGCATCCGAACAGTCCGTCCTTGCCAACATGTTCTACGACGCCGTCAAACAGTATCAAGACAAGCATCGCCGTGGATGGGCTGGCCGGATCCTCCGTGGGAAGCAAAAGACATATGAAGAACACCTTGACACGATCTGTGGCAGCCTTCCAAACGAAGTCCAACACGCCATCACAGATTTGCTTCTTGACAGGGGGAGAGCGACATCGACCAGTTACCGCACTCGAACCTGGACGCTTGTAACTCTCCGTGTACAGAGCCTTCTGCGATTCTCCGGCGCGGATCACGCGGACGTCCCACAACCTCGTCGTCGATTgtggaagaagaaagccGCCATTGGAAACCAGGCCTTGAGGATCTCTCTTGTTATTCGAGGTGGGGAGACCGGGGTCAGCAAGACCGCTGATGGCCTCGAGGGATGCCACCAAGATTCCAATCCCTGGGGGCGTGCTGACGAGGCCGAAACGAGCGAAATGGCCCGTGAGAGACACCGTCAAAGAGGTCTCAGAGTGGAAGCATCGCGGCCCAAACGCACCGAATCGCCACCATCATATCGATCGACTTCGGTATCACCACACAGAGAGCGACGGAGCTTCGCATCCCCGCCCTCATACACAAGTCGTCCAGATCGATCTCGCGGCCGTAGCCTTTCGTCAGAACAGGTCAGACATCGCGTCCAAAGGCGTGACCGCTCAGAGGACAGCATGTCAGATAGCTGGCCATCGCCGTTCGGCCGCGATCCGTATGGagctccaacacctccagaGACATAtacaccgccgccggcaatCTCAGCATACAGCAGACCATCTGTGATCCCCCCTCCTTTGCCAACACAATTCCCTCTTGGTCCTCCCATGATTCCTCGTTACCTGCCACctccgccaccccctccgccaatGTCAATGTTGCCGTGCAAAGCATGCCAAACCCTTACGCCATGCATGCActtccccaactcccaccgATACCAATGCCATCGGCAACTGATCAACACAGTGAACAACATCCCCACCCATCCGCCTTGCGTCTTTTGCTTTGGTGGCATGAGCCCgtctttcccccctcctccgcctccccctccgatGCCATCTTACTACCCCGGCCCAATGCCAATGggcccgcctccccctccacctccgggTATGTGGCCACCACTGAGACCTATCGTACCACCTAGCGAACTTGGCGAGATGTGCGGTACGTCTGCGCTCATggcaaccccaccaccacgtcAAAGACAGGACCTGGTGATGAGGACATCAGAGTTCCCTCGCTCCGATTGTAGAACAGAAATTGCTCGCGATGCTATGTCCGATTTTGACTTTGACTCGTTCTTGAAGGACGACATTGATCCCCCTTCGCTACCGCCGCTGccttcgtcttcatcatcctcgtcatcattgTCGTCTAGGTCTTCCTCTCCGGTACGCCGGCCATATAGGCCCGCCAGAGTACAGGATGCCGATGAGATTAGTGTTACTTCGACCGAGGTTTCGGATGAGGATGCACGTTCGGctcgagatggtgatgatggtcagGTTCCACAGCTCGAGGAAGGGAAGGCGGTCTTAAAGCCTGAGGTATAG
- a CDS encoding hypothetical protein (EggNog:ENOG503P55A): MRQTGDQNDEITLRSWIRCRVGGGLAPGCHPSPYWPSMLVSAILPLSRFQKTNTMFRTRTRTQLGIDATITNYPEFISSMDHHWSTSGVPFSGTERVIVYTSLETFDGGSFTGYYTYDTNALRSAGYTITTSTQVSVSCSPTATSSAVGECEPHGDHWHCPPGVSEPITPPSPEPHTTHSAPSSGECEAHDDHWHCPPGVTEPTTPPAPSSTPVPTSPGSDECEAHGDHLHCPDGVPEPTTPPPGITPTPTSFSSVTASTSFTRTASDAPVVTAGADAKTRVGSHFLVLAAGVPFVLGMM, from the coding sequence ATGAGACAGACTGGTGATCAAAATGATGAAATCACTCTTCGCTCTTGGATTCGTTGTCGAGTTGGTGGCGGCCTTGCCCCAGGCTGTCACCCCAGCCCCTACTGGCCAAGCATGCTCGTAAGTGCCATCCTTCCGCTTTCGAGATTCCAGAAAACCAACACGATGTTCAGGACGAGAACCCGTACCCAGCTTGGAATTGACGCGACCATCACCAATTACCCCGAATTCATCTCGTCAATGGACCATCATTGGTCGACCTCAGGAGTTCCGTTCTCAGGGACAGAACGTGTGATTGTCTACACGTCTCTTGAAACATTTGACGGTGGCAGCTTCACAGGCTACTACACGTACGACACCAATGCCTTGCGCAGCGCGGGATACACCATCACAACTAGCACCCAGGTGTCTGTATCATGCTCTCCCACAGCGACCAGCTCGGCGGTTGGCGAATGCGAGCCGCATGGTGATCACTGGCACTGTCCCCCAGGAGTATCAGAGCCAATTACGCCTCCTTCCCCGGAGCCCCATACTACTCACTCGGCTCCTAGCTCCGGGGAGTGTGAGGCTCACGATGACCACTGGCACTGCCCTCCAGGAGTTACAGAGCCCACTACCCCCCcagctccatcatcaactcctgtccccacctcccctggCTCGGACGAGTGCGAAGCGCACGGTGATCATTTGCATTGTCCTGATGGCGTGCCAGAGCCAACGACGCCCCCACCCGGCATAACTCCTACGCCGACATCGTTCAGCTCAGTGACAGCATCGACCTCATTCACTCGCACAGCATCCGACGCGCCTGTCGTTACGGCTGGTGCAGACGCCAAGACCAGAGTCGGGAGTCACTTTTTAGTATTAGCTGCAGGGGTACCGTTTGTATTGGGGATGATGTGA
- a CDS encoding hypothetical protein (EggNog:ENOG503P6EY) yields MKTLSAAIILALSAFAAAQELAPSPTESVGCEPHGDHWHCDGPRETAPATTATPVIITASEVVAVPATTTAAAHDDDHDHEQDHDHDDEDHDHEDEEDHDHDDHSAGVLPPSPTASIGCEPHGDHWHCDGPAPTTIATVTTSGVASGTGAPVITSTGPVVTAGAVAVHGGVGAAAGVLGLVGFMIAGI; encoded by the exons ATGAAGACACTCTCTgccgccatcatcctcgccctcagcGCCTTTGCGGCAGCCCAGGAGTTGGCACCTTCGCCTACCGAGTCTGTCGGGTGTGAGCCTCATGGTGATCACTG GCATTGCGATGGACCCCGCGAGACCGCCCCCGCAACCACTGCGACTCCGGTGATCATCACCGCTTCCGAGGTCGTTGCTGttcctgccaccaccacggctgcCGCCCATGATGACGACCATGACCACGAACAGGACCACGAtcatgatgacgaggatcatgatcatgaggacgaagaggaccACGACCATGACGACCACAGCGCCGGTGTCCtgccccccagcccaaccgCTTCCATCGGGTGCGAACCTCATGGCGACCACTGGCACTGCGATGGACCTGCTCCCACCACTATCGCTACCGTCACGACCAGCGGTGTCGCTTCTGGAACTGGCGCTCCTGTCATCACAAGCACTGGTCCTGTTGTCACTGCCGGTGCTGTGGCTGTTCATGGGGGTGTCGGCGCCGCTGCCGGCGTGTTGGGCTTGGTTGGCTTTATGATAGCTGGGATTTGA